From Fusarium musae strain F31 chromosome 8, whole genome shotgun sequence:
GatgacaaggagaaggccaaggagcagGCTATTTCGTCTATTGAGACACCCACCTACAAGGCTTTCTATGCTCAGCTTGGTAAGGctgttgagagtgagaaggaggaggatgttccTGTGAAGGCAACTGAGGCGAGGGATGTTTTACAGATTATTGAGGGTGTTTTTGAAAGTGCCAAGACTGGAAAGGACGTCACTTTTGCTTAGAGTAGTCAAGGATATATAATGATTTAATGAAGAAAAGTTATGGATTGGAAGAGCCGGTGTCTTTGAGCATGTTCATGACGCGAGAATTTATCGTGAGAATCTACCTGCCCGGAAAACCTGACACGCGATCAGTAGTGAAACAGTTATACCTAGCTAAGATTGCCCGAGGAAGCAAATAACAAACACGTACCTCGCGCGTAGGTAGTCTATATGAAGCGACTTTGCTGATGGCCCTCACTGAGCTTCAGTACAAGAGCAAGGTCCATTCGAGAAGGTCATCGTATATACAAACTGCAAGCCTGGTAGGCCGCATACCGAATGCTAAATGTCACAATAAACTTCACAAGATCGCATCAATATAGAGAATTTCGGTAAATAATAGGACGAGtctccaactcatcatctATCCAACCCCTATATAAACTTCCTCATGAATCCATGTCTTCAAGATCACGGCGCTGCAGATAGAACAAAACTCCAATGCATTACCCCTATATgcaaaaatatatataatataatctcccTCAAACTTTTCATTCATTTTCAAATGGCGAGCATAAATCCTGCAATAGCTGCAATGGCGATAAAGGCGCTGCTAACCTTTGACGCTGAGCTTTCCACCTCGATCTGCTCGCCGATGAAAGTAGGGTTATACTCGCTGGGCTCTCTCTCGTCAAGAGTTCCGTTCCAGCAGTAATTTGTGAAGCATTCCTGACACTTATCAGGAACAGTGGTGTTTGTGCGGTCGAAGCTGCGAGAGAGCATCGCGCAGCCAACGCAGACGGGCCAGTCCTTGTCGCGCGTGCCGTTAAGCATAGTGGCCACAGCGTAGCCGTTCTCGATGATGGCGGAGAGCTCGGAGGTGTTGATGCTCATTTGGAAGgtggagatgttggaggagTAGACGTAGGGGTAGTTGGGGATGTAGACAATGAGGGGTGAGGGGTCAGTCATGTTGGTGGCGTTGCAGCCGAAGAAGGTTGGGCGGGTGTTGAGGCCCAGGTTGAGGAATGTGTTCTTGCCGGGGACAGAGGGAAATGATGAGCCCTCTGAGATGTTGGTGAGAGAGCGCTCGTAGGTGGCGATGGGAGATGCACCATTGGGCCAGCCGTAGTCAGTGTCGGCGGAAGAGTCGAAGGAGAAGacgacatcaacctcacgATCTTTTCGGATGTGAGGGTAATAAGGGATGTTCTGGAGatcttcaccaccatcgaCGAGGGTGAGTCGCTCAGAATCGGCGCTCAGATTATGCTCATCGTTCCAGCCCTTAAAGGGATTAGGAGTCCAGTCAGCAATATCGTTGTTGTCAGAGCCAATAGCTTTGAGAACAGAGGTAACGGCCTCGACGGCGATATCCGGAACACCGTCGGGAACGTAGTTGTTGTCGTCTTCGTTGAGGTACAGAACAATCTGGTTGAAAAGACTGCTAGAAGTTCCCATCACGAAACCGGCGTTGTCGAAACCAGCAATGCAAGACTTGTCCTTTGGTAGCTTGCCGTTATCGAACTCAGAACCGACGTACTTGAGAGGAACGAAGCCCTGAAGAACGGGGTCATAAGAACCAAGCTCCCAGGGGGTGAACTCGAAGTTGGTTGCGTTGAGACTGATAATGGTCTCGTTTGGCGCACGACCATCTGCAATAATGATAGGCATAGGAGCCTTGCCCTCAGAAAAGTCAGGATCGTCCGCAAGGGAAGACCATGTATATGCAGGACCACCATCCGTAGCATTAATAAGTTGGTATGACAGCATGCGGCCCCAGTAATCCGTAAGAGATCGTTCATAACCAGCATCCTTCTTATCGGAGACGGCGTCGAAAATCGTATTGTAGTACTGGAGAAGAGAGTAATTCTCAGGGCCCTCAAGGATCGAATTCTCCAACTGCCAGATTCCAGGATAGTTGACGCTTTCCTGGACAGAAGTAAAGttgttcatcatcaaactGCCCACAAGCCAGCCACCACCAGAGAGACCAGAAAGATATGTCGCACTTTGTAGAAGACCACCAAGGTTTCCATCCTTGTCACTTCCAGCAGAACGAATATCCCAAGCTGCCAGCGCACCAGCACCGCAAAGCATAGCACGGTAGCCACCTCCCGAGATAGCAATACCGATATTAGGAAGCGCAGTAGCATCTGTCTCAGCATCCTTGAGATACTCCTCGCTGTCAAAACCGGGAATCGCTAGACGCTTCAAGAGGGTTCGGATAGGGGAGATGGTTTCGTTGCGACGCTTGGGGATCCAGTCGCGCTCCATGCTCGAGATGGAAGAGCCATTTCGGATCGTCGGTCGTGTACTCGGGCAATCGACTTTGGAGGGTACGTAGCCATCGGGGGCTTGAGGCGTGCCTCGTTTTGATACTGATCGGGGAGAGAAATCTGAATTGGAGATGGCGACGAAAGCGTCGTCGACTGCGATTGGGTCACGTTAGCTCCGATCCGCGACCCCAAGATCTGGGATGGGTAAGAAAATGCATGCGACCGCGCCACACCGGCTTCCATGCGCTCGACGACATGCGCGGTCGCGAAAAGAGTGTCGACGTACTCGAAGGTGCAGCAGCGACGGGGTTCAATGCGGCGCTGGCAGCCAGCAAAAGGGCGAGGCCCGAAGAAATGGCCATGACAGCGGCCTCGGGCGGATAAAGGAGCGGTAAGAAAGGCGGAAGCTATTCGTAGCCTCGGAAGGAATGGAAGCGAACAATTCGAGTTGTTGCTGTAGTGTATCGATGAATTGGTGATGGGCTCGAAGAAAGGGTGGTTCAAGATGAACAAATGCCAAAGAGTCAATATGCAAATAAGAAGAAACTGGCCctgaaaaaaaagaaatgaaGACAAAATAAGGGAATAAAGAAAAACCAAGAAACACGAGGTCGAGGTTGTGATGGGTATAATAAGAAAGGGTATGTAGaagagaggaaaggaaaggattCAGTGTGGGGTGGTCAGTTTAATTGGCAGTCAGTATCGGTTCCGTATCGTCAACGGTTTCTGATCTGTGCTTTTTGCGTTCAGCCagggcaaggcaaggtattGACTGAAATAGAGTAAGAGAAAGGAGAATAAGGTTCGTATTGTATATTTAAGAGTAATAGTTAAGCTTGTCTCTCTCTTTGTGTCTCTGTCATCAATTAGCCAAGGGCCACCATTTTCTTACAGGcgttgcccttcttcttctccctctgtctctgcctctgactctgcctctgcctctgcttctGCCTCATTGCCAAGAATACGCCCAGCCCTGCGCCGCCTCTCTGAGCCGTCGCTGTAGTTATCGGTCTGATGTAATGACATAGGCTGTGTGATAGTGCACTGTAACTATTCTGTTTCTATTTAGAGATGGATGCTCTGCGGAACGGAGGAAGGATTGCGGCAAACAGTCAATCCATTGTGAGCATCAGTGATAATAATTGTTTGAATATTCATGTTTCAAGCTCAACTCGCGTATGATAATTCCCGTTACCCTTGCTTGTATCGAGTTGAATACATGTGACATGAATGACCTCTCTGTTCTGTCTAAGTTAGGTACTGCCCACCACCCGCTAACATCCCCTGTACGACCCAGCCACTAACAAGCCTTGTAACCGTTCCAGAAACACCCGCTGCATGACTTCAACAAGTCCAACCACGCGCCGAGTCAAACAATGGCCTCACCTCAGACTCTTATTGTCATAGCAAGATCACCAAAGGCTGGGTATTGAGATCCGCAGAACAAGAGACCCCCAAGTGACATTACAATGGAACATCAAACAACTAGAGTCGGCTGATCATGGGTCATCAAAATATCCCCGATCCACAAGGACTCAGAGTGTTTGAGGGAAAACCCCTGGCGGCGAAATTAAAGGGAACCCGCCCAGCTCAAACCGCCGTTGCTAATCTCGAGAGCCAAGACGGCTTGGCGGCTCTTTTCTGATGCTTCTTCACATGGAATATGATCACAAGAGCGCTTAGATACTCGTATTGTTTTGGGCGAGTCTTCGCTTGTTCTGCCATGTATCTGAGCCACTTGTCAGCTGTCTGTTGTGGACCATTGGCAAAGATCTTCTGCTTCGATTTATGCACTGCCATCTGTCAGCGCGCAGTGAATCCATCTTGGATCACCGCCGTTGTCTCTGAAAAGGGTAGTTGCTCACGCTGAGTGGCTGAATCTACGTCCGCGGACCGCCCATGGCTTCACCACTCGGCCGATCCGGGTTTTTGTAGGATATGCCGCTTACTTCTGCGCGCACCATCTTACCGCAATTGACTGCGGTATTCAGCCCTAAGCCTGTCATCATTTTGTTCTCTATCTCGTGTCGAAAGCTCGGCCCAGGCAATTCAACTACAGAGAGTCCAAATTGCATCTGTGTTATGGAACACTGAACATGGAGTAAGTCATTCAACAACAAGTCGGTGATGTCCCTACTATGGTATTCGTTTAAAGTTCTCTATAAGCTTATTGATAGCCTTAATCTTGCTTTGTAGAAGCATTTATGTTTTCGATTTCTTATCGCATTAAGAGTGCTAGCTCTCCTCATGACTTCATTATTATCCAAACGTATGGGTATCAAATAATCGCCAATATGTGCATCCATATGTAGGCATATCTCATCAACTGCCTAATCGGCATACTCGTCCCCACCAGGTTCTCGTCCAAAAGGATGATTGAACTTCAGTAGGCCAGTCAAGCCACCCACCCAaggatcatcatcctcagtcCTGATCATACATGGTACACCGCCATGCCACTCCTCCCCGGGACCGGCTCGTCCAACAAATTCGCCTTCTACCCGAATCTCTGTCCCTGGCGACACTCCCACACACCTCTTGCCGTCAATGCTGAGGTCAAGTTCACGGCCGCGGTTCTTGCGACTCATTCGCAACGTGACTTTAGTGTCTAGCGGGAGAACCAGGGACCGGAAACTTAGACTGCAAGGACTGATGGGTGTAATGAGTAGCGACTTGACAAGCGGATGAACAATTGGTCCTCCTGCGCTTAGACTGTATGCTGTTGAGCCTGTGGGGGTGCTGATCAAGATACCATCAGCAGTGGTCTCTGTAAGAAAGTGACCATTCTGGTAGATATCAATGATGGCTAGATGGGGATGAGATCCCCGATGCACCGAGATCTCGTTGATAGCTCTCAGCGACGGTGATGGCTCATGAGGTACCGCTAGCGCCTTCGCCCCCGTCTTTGCCTCGCTTGACAGAGTATCAGACAACCAATGATTGATATTGTTACCAGACGGATCAAACACATCAGCCTTGATGCGGTGACGGAGTAACACCTTCGATGCTCGTTGGGCCCCCATGCTTTTACCCTTATGCCTTTCCCATGCTGTGTATGATACTGGACTTATCTTGTCCCAATCACCTCGAGGATAGTTGGCCTCACGGGTAGCGACGTCACTACCACTCATAAACGTCTCCCTCCATGCTTTCTTGTACTCTCTGAAGTCCCATTCGCCAAGGAAGCCTAATGTCCCCATGTTGAACGACAGAATTGGAGGAACAGAGCCATGGAGCTTGTAGAGACTTGCAGCTCGTAGCACTGTACCATCGCCTCCGAACGTAGCAATGATGTCAATCTTGTCTGCCATATTGGATCGAGAGTCGGACGCATAAATAGGAAAATCGAGACGGTCTTTTAGCGATTGGGCGATGCGTGGCTCAAACACGAGGTTGACTTCTGGGTATTCATTATGGAGATAGGTCGAGAATTTGACAACAGCCTCGACGACGGCATCTGAGTATAGCTTGTGGATGATAAGGAGATTTCGAGGGGGTTTGGGCCAGTTTAGCGATAATAGGGATGATCCGGGCTTTGTGCTCTGGAGATAGCGTGGGCTTATTCTATTCGGGAGGTCTGCGATGCTGCGAATCTCGGACGTTTGATGGGTCGAGGTTGTGGATAGAAGACGGCATGTTTGTGGTGCCAGGGTGAATGTGGATGGCCGAGTTAGAAAGCGACATGTTGATGGCTGGTTGATATTGGGCCTCAAGAGGGTCAGGCCTCGTAAGAGGGACCTTCTAGACATGGTACTAGGAATTCGGCATGGCAtgtgaaaaaaaaaaaaaaaaaagaaaccgTCGAGGCTGGTTAAATTTGCTTACAGATGACGCCGAAGACGGGAGCTACTGTGATGCTCCATGCGGCTTTGTGACGGCTTTGGCAGAATGCGATGAGGAGCTAGAGGTGGGCTGATCTTCACCGCCTTCCTGTTCCAACATTCGActttgagaaggaaaagaagggatTTTCGCTGCAAGGAGCCATTCCACAGTGTCAAGACCCTGAATATCGACTCAAACTTTAAAGTCTCGAGGGTAGAAGCCCCCTGATCAGCTGAAGTCTGTGTATGACCTGTCAAAGTGTCTTATCTCTCCCGCGATACTGTAGCTTCTATCGACGCAGATCCAACAGCTTTATGCCAAGTGATCTCATATTTGAAGCTTCTGATTGGTCAAATCTGATCGGCATCTGTCAATCACCGTGCACCGCCTTTAGGCGTCATAGGACCTCCGTCCTCCGACGCATCCGCCTGATGTCACCTGCGCTAACAGCTAACCACAAGCAGGCACGTCAGAGCAGCAAGGTAAGCTCGAGCTGAGCTTAAGTCTGGACTTTTGACCTTGAATCACATGCACAATGTCTCGCAGCCTCGTCAgatttcttcatcttgagcttcgataGACCGTGTCTGTGTCTTTCACTCTCGCTTTCTCTACGCCACGAGGTCGGAAGTTTAGGTTTCTGTCTCTAACTTTGTAGACTGTGCCACGCGACCCCTCGCACTCTCTTAGCTCGAACAAGGCAGACACGAGATATAATAGTCCAGAGGGCGCCTCTTCGTTTATTCTCAGTTTGATCGACGTGATACCTCGTAAAGAACATTATAACGACATCTGATAGACAGCACAAACGAACAGAGACGCCGCCATGGCTGACACCAAAACCGATGGCCCACCGGAGACGGTGATCCCTTCACCAGAGCTACTTGCTGGTCTCGCAGAGAAGTCTTTAgcagagaagcagaagccCAAACCAAAAGAGGAGCATCCTTCGGGAAAAGAAGGCCATGGAGCTCTGATGCAGATTGTGCGCGGCTCCTTGTTCGCCCTATACTTCAACACATGCTGCTTGATGTAGGAACACAGAGTCCCTCATAGGTGCAGGCAACTAACATGACGGTAGCATCTTTTTCACCCAGCTTATCGGCTCTCCCTTGTACTTTGTCAATCGTGACTGGTACTACGCTTACATGGCTATGACAAAACAATCTTTTTGTCTTACAACAATTTCCATGACCCAGATTTGGGGCCCGACCACTATCCGAATCAGCGGTGACGAGTCGGTCGCTGGTCAGATCAAGCTGCGACCCGATGGGGGAGTTCAGTTCGAGTTCCCTGAGCGTTTGGTGATGATTGCCAACCATCAAGTACGGTAGTTTGCTGTTCAAGAGGTTGATAGAAACTAATCCTTGCGCAGATCTATACTGACTGGCTATATCTGTGGTGGATTGCTTACGCCAATTCCCCTGGCATGCATGGGCATATCTACATCATCCTCAAGGAATCTCTCAAGCACATCCCTATCATTGGTTGGGGAATGCGCTTCTACGGATTCATCTTCATGTCACGAAAGATGGCCTCGGATCAGCCCCGCCTGGCCTACCGCCTCAACAAACTCAAACAGCGCAAGGTAGATCCTAATGGAAAGTCGTATATGGACCCCATGTGGCTGCTCTTGTTCCCCGAAGGCACGAATCTTTCCAATAATGGGCGTAGAAAGTCGGCTGGCTGGGCTGCCAAAAACGACCTCAAGGATCCAGACCATGTTATGCTTCCACGAAGCACTGGCATGTTCTTTTGTCTGAACGAGCTCAAGGGAAGCATCGACTACGTCTACGACTGCACGGTCGCATATGAGGGAATTCCGTAAGTTGTAACCTGAAGCCCCCGTTACACAGCATTGTAACTGTCGACTGACGGACGCGTCTAGCCGAGGTGGATTCGGTGAGGAATATTTTGGTTTGGTGAGCACCTACTTTCAAGGCCGGGCCCCTAAGTCGGTCAACTTCCACTGGCGCCGCTTCAAAATCAGCGATATGCCCCTTCACGACCAAAAGGCCTTTGAGCTGTGGTTGCGCGAGGAGTGGTACAAGAAGGATGCACTCATGGAGGAGTACCTGACGACCG
This genomic window contains:
- a CDS encoding hypothetical protein (BUSCO:EOG0926384F), with amino-acid sequence MSLSNSAIHIHPGTTNMPSSIHNLDPSNSTKPGSSLLSLNWPKPPRNLLIIHKLYSDAVVEAVVKFSTYLHNEYPEVNLVFEPRIAQSLKDRLDFPIYASDSRSNMADKIDIIATFGGDGTVLRAASLYKLHGSVPPILSFNMGTLGFLGEWDFREYKKAWRETFMSGSDVATREANYPRGDWDKISPVSYTAWERHKGKSMGAQRASKVLLRHRIKADVFDPSGNNINHWLSDTLSSEAKTGAKALAVPHEPSPSLRAINEISVHRGSHPHLAIIDIYQNGHFLTETTADGILISTPTGSTAYSLSAGGPIVHPLVKSLLITPISPCSLSFRSLVLPLDTKVTLRMSRKNRGRELDLSIDGKRCVGVSPGTEIRVEGEFVGRAGPGEEWHGGVPCMIRTEDDDPWVGGLTGLLKFNHPFGREPGGDEYAD